In Crassostrea angulata isolate pt1a10 chromosome 6, ASM2561291v2, whole genome shotgun sequence, a genomic segment contains:
- the LOC128187593 gene encoding uncharacterized protein LOC128187593: protein MSSLFLCSVFIVTITFTLAAQNFVEVSDCPKTAVEWDMRSKEKNCLVDSLVYLCSAIENKLGRYGEICTYQRWIPENECVILNAQTHNMDSVDCKADTGCPKDLYLPSDLWRYKICYENFYGITTTLGQKTTPTITIDDARSEGNGSGTGVGVAVAVVIILIIVVVVMVVFYVRNQFGFKDKVQQRITNLREYFQHGDDNTGKNIVVHHLKINSQYK from the exons ATGTCGTCATTATTCTTATGCTCGGTATTCATCGTTACTATTACGTTTACCTTGGCCGCTCAAAATTTTGTAGAAGTTTCGGATTGCCCAAAAACTGCTGTTGAATGGGATATGAGATCGAAGGAAAAGAACTGTCTGGTTGATAGCcttgtttatttatgttcagcCATAGAAAACAAATTGGGTCGATACGGAGAGATTTGCACTTATCAAAGGTGGATTCCAGAAA aCGAATGTGTAATACTGAATGCGCAGACTCATAACATGGACTCTGTGGATTGTAAGGCTGACACAGGATGCCCCAAAGATTTGTATCTTCCCTCCGATTTGTGGCGAT acaaaatttgttatgaaaatttttatgGGAT AACAACAACCCTGGGACAAAAAACTACCCCAACAATCACCATTGATGACgcaag ATCGGAAGGCAATGGTTCTGGCACTGGGGTTGGAGTGGCTGTAGCAGTGGTGATCATTCTGATTATTGTGGTAGTGGTTATGGTGGTTTTCTATGTCAGAAACCAATTTGGATTCAAAGATAAAGTCCAGCAGAGGATAACAA aTCTTAGAGAGTATTTTCAACATGGTGATGACAATACAGGTAAGAATATTGTTGTACATCATCTCAAGATTAATTCACAATACA AATaa